In Borrelia duttonii Ly, one DNA window encodes the following:
- a CDS encoding DUF228 domain-containing protein: MADIAKLKKEYEDKLNEIKSYMKNPSVDPGLFSNNTEFRDKNLHFAASGGTTTSSVDIIENMPSKGYPYKRGVKLDFSDAKYEPVVVPGGGSDLYGICIDIDDYTETAQVIPINNNFQGWLIAKKDNATSISIGDTLKFNNFGELEKDTSSSRLINAVALSEAVKLNENLHIIHVSIFGNRAKS, from the coding sequence ATGGCAGATATTGCAAAACTAAAAAAGGAATATGAAGATAAGCTTAACGAAATAAAGTCTTATATGAAGAATCCAAGTGTTGATCCTGGATTGTTTAGTAATAATACTGAATTTAGAGATAAGAATCTGCATTTTGCAGCATCAGGTGGTACTACCACAAGTAGTGTGGATATCATTGAAAATATGCCATCTAAAGGATATCCCTATAAGCGTGGTGTCAAATTGGATTTTTCCGATGCTAAATATGAACCAGTTGTAGTACCAGGTGGTGGTAGTGATCTATATGGCATATGTATCGATATTGATGATTATACAGAAACAGCTCAAGTTATCCCTATTAATAATAATTTTCAAGGTTGGTTGATTGCTAAAAAGGATAATGCTACGAGTATTTCTATTGGAGATACATTGAAATTCAATAATTTTGGGGAACTAGAGAAAGATACTAGCTCATCAAGACTCATCAATGCAGTTGCACTTTCTGAGGCTGTAAAACTAAATGAAAATCTTCACATAATACATGTTTCTATATTTGGTAATAGGGCTAAAAGCTAA
- a CDS encoding DUF1357 family protein produces MKTETKENNKVVSKNVKVISKANNVTSKVPTKTISLDEYNKLMKYKKGLAKNDKQILSNKASKPLSINQRVAQELAEVKAKNKAKNQILREAIKLNEIDSLSKKYLSSHFNKEALLSRGHSLDEIMLAQKRELVRKYVPKDQIKAIAKIDNLEHIKGTLLDMLLNLAKTSMKKTRKNKSVTTKSIGKTGIKFEDKISTASPHFKSTNNNELRSGILNRYKELVKRSSKVRKKISKV; encoded by the coding sequence ATGAAAACAGAAACTAAAGAAAACAACAAAGTAGTTAGTAAAAATGTCAAAGTAATTAGCAAAGCTAATAACGTAACAAGCAAAGTTCCTACAAAGACTATTAGTTTGGACGAATATAATAAGCTTATGAAATATAAAAAGGGACTTGCTAAGAATGACAAGCAGATATTATCAAACAAAGCAAGTAAACCTTTGAGCATAAATCAAAGAGTAGCTCAAGAATTAGCCGAAGTCAAGGCAAAGAATAAAGCAAAGAATCAAATCTTACGAGAAGCTATAAAACTTAATGAAATTGATTCTTTGTCAAAGAAATATTTGAGTAGTCATTTTAACAAGGAGGCGCTACTATCACGTGGGCACAGCTTAGATGAGATTATGTTAGCGCAAAAGCGAGAACTTGTTAGAAAGTATGTTCCAAAGGATCAAATTAAGGCTATAGCTAAGATAGATAATCTTGAGCATATCAAAGGTACATTATTAGATATGCTTTTAAATCTTGCCAAAACTTCGATGAAAAAGACTAGAAAGAACAAAAGTGTTACAACTAAAAGTATTGGCAAAACTGGTATCAAATTTGAGGATAAGATTTCTACTGCCTCCCCACACTTCAAGTCAACCAATAACAATGAATTGAGAAGCGGTATCTTAAACAGATACAAAGAGCTAGTAAAGCGATCTTCAAAGGTTAGAAAAAAAATATCTAAAGTTTAA